The following coding sequences lie in one Brettanomyces bruxellensis chromosome 6, complete sequence genomic window:
- the HOM2 gene encoding aspartate-semialdehyde dehydrogenase (BUSCO:EOG09262YAU), with product MAFKKAGVLGATGSVGQRFILLLSKNPQFEAAVLGASPDSVGKRYEDQVVWKQTSLLPDESKDLILQKCEPEYFKGCDVIFSGLDAAVAGEIEKSFVDAGFAVISNAKNFRRSPEVPLVVPTVNSEHLEVIVNRAKAAKAKGVARPGFEVCISNCSTAGLVVPLKPLQDAFGPIRYVSDTTMQAISGAGFSPGTSAIDVLDNIIPYISGEEDKIEWEAKKILCNVNKAGDGFDILSDNQLTVSAQCNRVAVSDGHTECIALKFLNRDKVPTLAQVKKCLRDYDCEATKLHCPSAPKHAIYVLEDPDRPQPRLDRNRDDGYAVSVGRVREDPIFDFKMVVLSHNTIIGAAGSGILIAEILAAKGVL from the coding sequence atggccttcaaaaaagcaggtGTTCTCGGAGCTACAGGCTCTGTCGGACAAAGATTCATTCTCTTGCTCTCGAAAAATCCACAGTTTGAGGCTGCCGTTTTGGGTGCCTCCCCAGACTCGGTTGGCAAGAGATACGAGGATCAGGTTGTCTGGAAGCAGACCTCCTTGTTGCCAGATGAGTCCAAGGATCTCATTTTGCAAAAATGCGAGCCAGAGTACTTCAAAGGCTGTGATGTCATCTTCTCAGGATTGGATGCAGCAGTTGCCGGTGAAATCGAGAAGTCGTTTGTTGATGCCGGATTTGCCGTTATTTCCAACGCTAAAAACTTCAGAAGAAGCCCCGAGGTCCCTCTTGTTGTCCCAACAGTGAACTCAGAGCACTTGGAAGTTATCGTGAATAGAGCCAAGGCAGCCAAGGCCAAAGGTGTCGCCAGACCAGGTTTCGAGGTGTGTATTTCAAACTGCTCGACTGCCGGCTTGGTTGTTCCTTTGAAGCCTTTGCAGGACGCCTTTGGACCAATCAGATACGTCTCTGACACCACCATGCAGGCTATTTCCGGTGCCGGCTTTTCTCCAGGTACCTCGGCCATCGATGTGCTCGACAACATCATTCCATACATCTCCGGTGAGGAAGATAAGATAGAGTGGGAGGCAAAGAAGATCCTCTGCAATGTCAACAAGGCTGGAGACGGTTTCGATATTCTCTCAGACAACCAGTTGACCGTTTCCGCACAATGTAACCGTGTGGCTGTCAGTGACGGACATACCGAGTGCATCGCGCTCAAATTCCTCAACAGAGACAAGGTCCCTACCTTGGCCCAGGTGAAGAAGTGCCTCCGGGATTACGACTGCGAGGCTACCAAGTTGCACTGCCCATCTGCTCCTAAGCACGCTATTTATGTTTTGGAAGATCCAGACAGACCACAGCCTCGTTTGGACAGGAACAGAGATGACGGTTATGCCGTTTCTGTTGGACGTGTGAGAGAGGATCCAATCTTTGACTTCAAGATGGTTGTTCTTTCCCACAACACCATCATTGGTGCTGCCGGTTCTGGTATCTTGATTGCCGAGATCTTGGCTGCCAAGGGTGTGTTGTAA
- the LYS9 gene encoding saccharopine dehydrogenase (NADP+, L-glutamate-forming), producing the protein MATKKVLLLGSGFVAQPTIDILSKEADVELTIGCRHPEDAKKLAHENNKIIAVDATKQEELNKIVAQYDLAISLIPYIYHTNVVKAGIAGHTDVVTTSYISDAMRALEPEIKKAGIVVMNEIGLDPGIDHLYAVRAIHEAHSKGGKVTSFISFCGGLPAPEDSDNPLGYKFSWSARGVLLALQHTAHYYKNGKLVEVPAKELMASAKPYLVYPGYALTCYPNRDSTQYKELYNIPEAKTCIRGTLRFQGFCEFVQVLVDLGFLKDEANPIFQKPIAWKDALSQYIGAKSNSAEDILAKVDTLTKYKNETDKERAHYGLKWLGMLSDTKIHPRGNALDALCATMEDLMQLGPKERDLVILQHKFGIEYPDGKKETRLSTLIDYGIPGGYTSMARTVGIPCAVACKFVLKHAGVFATPGLYRPLTPEISEPLLEALKKDYGIYLVEKTL; encoded by the coding sequence atgGCCACAAAGAAAGTTCTTTTGCTTGGTTCCGGCTTTGTTGCCCAGCCAACCATTGATATCCTCTCCAAGGAGGCTGATGTCGAATTGACCATTGGTTGCAGACATCCAGAAGATGCCAAGAAGTTGGCCCACGAAAACAACAAGATCATCGCCGTTGACGCCACCAAACAGGAGGAGTTGAACAAGATTGTCGCACAGTACGATCTTGCCATCTCGTTGATTCCATACATTTACCACACCAACGTCGTTAAGGCTGGTATTGCAGGTCACACTGATGTGGTGACGACCTCGTACATCTCGGATGCAATGAGAGCTTTGGAGCCTGAGATCAAGAAGGCCGGAATTGTTGTCATGAACGAGATCGGTTTGGACCCAGGTATTGACCACTTGTATGCCGTTAGAGCCATCCATGAGGCACACTCTAAAGGTGGTAAGGTGACCTCCTTCATATCCTTCTGTGGTGGTTTGCCAGCCCCAGAGGACTCCGACAATCCACTCGGTTACAAGTTCTCGTGGTCTGCCAGAGGTGTTTTGCTTGCTTTGCAGCACACTGCCCACTATTACAAGAATGGAAAGCTTGTTGAGGTTCCAGCCAAGGAGTTGATGGCATCTGCCAAGCCATACCTTGTTTACCCAGGTTACGCTCTCACGTGCTACCCTAACAGGGACTCCACCCAGTACAAGGAGTTGTACAACATCCCGGAGGCCAAGACTTGCATCCGTGGTACTTTGAGATTCCAGGGCTTCTGTGAGTTCGTCCAGGTTCTGGTGGACTTGGGATTCCTCAAGGATGAGGCCAACCCAATTTTCCAGAAGCCAATTGCCTGGAAAGACGCCTTGTCGCAGTACATCGGTGCCAAGTCCAACTCTGCCGAGGACATCCTTGCAAAGGTTGACACTTTGACCAAGTACAAGAACGAAACCGACAAGGAGAGAGCCCACTACGGCCTTAAGTGGCTGGGTATGCTTTCAGACACCAAGATCCACCCAAGAGGAAACGCCTTGGATGCTCTCTGTGCCACTATGGAGGACTTGATGCAGCTTGGTCCAAAGGAGAGAGATCTCGTTATCTTGCAGCACAAGTTCGGAATTGAGTACCCAGACGGAAAGAAGGAGACCAGACTCTCCACTTTGATCGACTACGGTATTCCAGGTGGCTACACCTCCATGGCCAGAACCGTTGGTATCCCATGTGCTGTTGCTTGCAAGTTTGTCTTGAAGCATGCTGGTGTCTTTGCTACACCAGGTTTGTACCGCCCATTGACTCCAGAGATTTCCGAGCCTTTGTTGGAggctttgaagaaggaCTACGGCATCTACCTTGTCGAGAAAACTTTGTAA